A stretch of DNA from Carassius carassius chromosome 22, fCarCar2.1, whole genome shotgun sequence:
AAGGGCGCCCTCCACCTGGGCTGGTGGAGCCCTCCTCTTCTAAAGCTTGCTTCAGCCAGCGCTGCACAAAACATATGGAGTTAGACCAGAAACTTACTACCCTGAATATGAACACTTGAAAGTGAATATTAAAGTGAGTTCAAACGTAGTCCCCTCAAATGTAGTATAATCCACTAGAACAACCATtttatcagagagagagagtcaaaaGTCAATAATGCTTGCTGACATCTCTGAATAATGCAGCAATTTTACCTTCTTGCAGGAACCAGTGGTAGGTGACGTTTCAGGCATTTCTCTTGAGCGCCGCCGCCCCGTGGGCACTCCCAGAGTGCTGGGGCTACGGTTGGCCAGAAAAGGAGAGGAGAAGCGGACGTAGTGTTTAGGCGTGCTGTAGACGTGTGAACTACAGGCCATGCCTGGTAAAGAGTTCAGCTGTGTGGCCAAGACCTCAGGATCACTACTGATCCGCAACGGCCTCTCAGGGGGAGGCTCCGGAGTCCGAGAAGCAACCCGTTCCTGCTTGTCAACAACTATCCACTCGCTCACTAAGTGCTGTTGGGAAAGAGAATATCCAAGTGATGAAATGCACAACAAACTGCTGTGAAACGCATTTTATGGAAGCTATGGGTGAGGAATTCTACCTTTTTAGTTTTGGGGTACTTGTGTCCACTGCGGCAAGGCGGGGCAGGTGAGCTGCTGTGGGGTGGGCTGGTGTCAGGGTCATGTGACGGTGGAGCGTCAGCCTCAGGGGCCGAGGGTGTCTCTCCATCTTGAGTCTCTGTTGTTAAGGGCTCTAAAGCATCACCAGGGGAACTGGGTTGCAAGTCAGAGCAGGTGCTGACCGTTCGCGCTCGCCGCCTCTGCTGTCCTATGTGTGTGCGGTTCCGTGAGAAACTTTTCCTCTGTTTGTTACGGCTCACTTTTGCAGGCTTCAGACAAGGCTCCTCCTTCACTACCTCTATCATGGGCTAAATGtccaaacaattaaaaatatatatatattatatatatatatatatataaataaataaatatatatatatatatacacattaactACATGCATGTCTTTAATTTTTTAAAGGACatttatacaaatgtatttattgtgacagtaaaaacatctaTAATCTTACAAaagctttctatttcaaatcaatgCTGTTCTTCGGAACTATCACTAGATTACGttgtttattgtatttctgatcaaataaatgaatgcaaCATTTTATTTAGGGTCATATATGACCAAAAGTAACTTTCGTCTACAACTTAAATGTCAATCGAGTCAGAATCAGTACCTAAATCAATACTGATTTAGTGatgtttgctcataactgaaggTTATGTACCTGTAATATGGCAGGAGATTCAGCCTCTGGTGTAGAAGGAGGCTCTTCCTTAATCTCGCTGCGTCCACCAACTTCCCCTTTGGTGCCGATCCTTTCTAACGCTTGCTCCCTCCGCTTTTCTCTTTTCTCCATACGAGCAAATGCCTGCAGAATGGCCTCCATCTTCCTCTCTTCACGTGTCTATGTGAATGATGGAAAGAAAGACAGAAGGAAAGACGATAACAGAGAAAGGTTGAGTCTATCTTCTGGCTGACAGTTGGGATCCCAGCTAGCTACAATCAGCAGGCCATAGCCAGCAGCAAAGGCGGGAAAAGTGAGAAATGGGACACTTCTGTTCTAGTCAAAAGGAAACATaagacccccccacccccaaggTGTGAGAGGCGGCATGTATGTGCGTGAGAGCTTCTGTAATCTCTCTTGTCCTACCAAAAAGAACTGCAACAAATACCACATAAGGGTGTCTTGAGGTGGGCCATGTTGAGCGACTGAGGGTTGCATGCCTGGACTTCAGTCTCAGCATGGGGTCAGTGAGCACAGGACAGTGGGGTTAGTGTGTGGGTACTCCTGTACAGTAACAGGCAGGGGGTGGGTTGGGAGTCGTTCAGGATATGATGGGGAAGGTTTACCTCCTTGTTTCTCAGAGCTCTGCAGCAGGAAGCCCCTGCGTCGTGACGATGGGACTCCTCTGCCGGGCCGCCCTGAATGGTGCCGAAAGAGACAGCCATCAGGGTTCAAACATACACAGGCCTCTAGTTTGCTCACACCCCCATGCACACATTCATATGTATCAGCCTAATCCTTGTTGTCTGGGTAGTGTGGTTGGGGTTCAGAGCTTTATTATGGGCATACCGTGTGATTAATGGACATACCCCTCTTTTACCAAAAGGTGCCGGTTCTGGGCTGGGAACAAtcgttttgaacaaatcattaaTGTCTAAAACAAGCGGGCAAGATAATTTCTTCACCACATAACATTCTTATCTTAACTGGCATCAAAATGTGGTGTGTGTGGGAAGTGTCTGCTGCAAATATGCATTCTGTTGAGCTACTCAAGCCCATTTTGCCAGTAcatctgaaaaaaatgtattttattcacaaaCACATCTAACGAAAGCATTTCCTTAATTATTTCAGAACTTTTCTAGTTGTTTGTGATAACTATAAGACTTTCCATTTGAATTGCGATCTCACGGTCAAAAAGTACAAAGTCTGTAATTTTACAAActggtcaataaaaaaaaacttgttgtaagtattgtagtctgttgataggcTTGTTCCAGAAGAGGTTCTCAAATCCCCAGACCAAGCACCAGTACCATTATGGTGGAAAAGGGGTGTTAGAGAACTCAAATAAGATTGATGGGAAATCAGAATTGCCTGTGTCCTGttgcagcagagaaaatgagaggAATGCTTGGAGAATTTCCACTAATAATGTACCACAGTCTGGTACCTTGCTATTAATTTATTCAGATAAaaccactttttctttttttcttttttcttttttacagctgttagtttgttttgctttgttaatGGTAAGACATTTCAAGATTGGTTGGGAGTTATATTTTCCTGAACATTCCAGCAGTTGCTGCCAACTTCACAACTGAGGAAAGTTTTGGAAGTGTAATGGGTTCAAAGCCTGTTTTTCCCAACATTTTTCCTTCTGCCTTTAACCAGTCATGgcaagcaaacaaaaaaagcacCACACACAGTAATAGCCACAACAAAACATtcacattaaaaatgtacatgtttAGTGAGAGAGTTACTACACTCTCTAAAGTTGATCTTATGCTACTATGTAACCAATAGCCAAAGCTATTATACAACCAGACAGCAAGCTCCATGCCTGCTGGTCCATGCATCACTAGGGTTACAATCAAGTTtcattattcaaaacaattctaaGAGAggatctttgcaactttacatggCCTTTTTTTGAATTATTCAAGAGTTTGACTCGCATAtctttaatgcaaaaagtagcccATTTGTGTTCAGTTTTGGTTGGCAGCAGTGTTGAAAAGATGGCTGATTGGACATGAATGGTCATAAATGTGCTCCAGAATGGAACAGAGGACCAAATATACAGTAGAATACCACCACATTGGGTTCCTGGTTAAATTACACTGTGTAGTACTACTACAGTAGGTTCTTCCATTTCTCACTACTAACATGGTCTTGAAATTTAGTCATGACAGAAGAGAGAAATGACTGCAGATGAAACCAAAGTCCAGCTCTTAACATTCCATCGTGGAGAACCAAAGAGGCTCCATAAAAGATGAAGTGTGAACAAGAAAGACAAAGCAACAAGGATGAGTGCCCTCGCGCTACCCTTCAGGAGGTTAAACTACACAGCGACAGGAACAGAGAAGCGGTGGCGGCGGGAGCAAAATTAGCGGGAGGTgtagaggagggggggggggggggggggggtttaaagGAATGGTGGAGTATTCTGGGAGCTGCCCAAATCACCACACACACCAGGAGGGGGAAAAAGACAGGGGGGTGGAGGGGCAATAGCATTTTCCATGGCGACTGTGATTGCCATAGTGGTCGTTTTCCCCTGGAAGCACTTACCATCTTCCTCCTCCTTTCTGAACTCTGCTCCTCTGACTCCATCTCTACTTCATTGCTAACAGAGGTTTTCTCTTCTATATCCTCTATTAACTCAGGATCCTGCAAGAGGGGGAGAGGGCCTTTATCATCGTCTGGCTACAGACCAGGAGAGGAGCattagagagggagagaaagtgaGGGAAGTGTCGATTCGTGCAGAGTGTGGCCGAGATCTTGGGTCAGGTCAGACCAGATTTGTACTTATGAGAATCTGTGCATCAATGCAACTACTAAACGGATCGGAGGGCATTTCCCCTGTTCTAAATGTGCCAGAACGGCTGACAACTCTTCCTGGGATGTCCTGATGTAAATGGTACCAGCATGGCAGGGAGTTACAAGGGTGGATTCTTGAAAACTTTCACAGTGTGCCGAACAAGCAAGATTTAGTATTCTGCCACCGGCCACCACTGAAATACAGGCATATACGAGCAAAATAATGCGGAAAAGTGTTTTCTGGATATAATAGACAGACACTGCAATTAGGGCCAGGAAGGAAATGTGGATGAGTAAACAGATCATTAGAATGATTAAAACGATCCAACGAAATAAAGAGTCATGCACAGATTAATACAGATGCATAATATTTACATgcaaacaagcttttttttttgacctttATAGATGAAGGGACCTCCTTACCCAGACTCTCAGCCAAcccatatacatttaaaaaaatgctagatTATCAGATTAAGCATTAAACTACCTTCACGGATGAAGACGGGCGTGTTTTCATTTTGTGGGATGAAATAGTACTTGTGTGGGTAAATATGAGCCTGATTTCACTAACAGCACTGTGCGTGTCTATCATACCTGATTGTTAGATATAGAGAGCCGGAGTGGAGAGAGTTTTCTCTGTTTGGGGTCATTTAGTGATTTCCCCTTGGGCCCATCACAGTCCATGGTGAGGTTCTGGTTCTGCCCGCTCTCGTCCCGCGACGGTTCTTTGTCCTTGCGGCCGCGCCGTCGTGTGCTAGAGCCCAGATTCTCTGTGGGTTCCAAGTTATGCTTGAGCACAGGGCATTCCGGATTGCCTTTCACACACGCACAGTCCACCTTATATTTACTAGCAAACAAGATGAGAAACAGGAGAAGTAGTGAGAAGAGTGCGAACGGTCCATATTAAACAATTATATGATGCTTCGGCGGCAATCAGAATCAAAAATTTCAAACAGAAGAGTCATTACATCCAGTAGTGTGTGTTCTTACCAGCTGCCGTAGTCATAATCAAAGCCAATGGTGATTTCACTCCCCTTGGAGATGGACCTCAGAGAGTAAATGTATAAATGCAGCATGCCGTCCTCGATTACGTGGCGCACCTCAGCGTTGGGGGTGCATGAGCGACGAATGAATCGGGCCTCGTTGCCGAAACTCCGTGCGTCCACGCACATTTCCAACCCGTCAAACTTCGAGTAGAACAATACAAAAGGGTACGgcctgcaaataaaataaaaaaatcattataaacaAAAATGCATAAGCAAAACTAATGTCCAAAAATCTCAAAGTTTCCTTTTAAGTACCTCTTAAAGAAGTAACCATTGGCCTCAAATTGCTGTTGTAGCATGACCTTCCCCCTGTACTCGATTATGAGCGAATCGACAGCCAGATCCCGGACAGCCTTAAGAATGCGCTTGTTTTTCTGTGCGTAACTCTGGGAGGAAAAAGTCACAATGAGCATGTCGTACAAAGCCACAAACAGCGCACCAGAAACGCAGACCAATATTGTGGTGGAATATTTAGTATTTAATACCTCCACAGGTGGTTTGAAGGCTGCGGTGTGTGTATTGTAGGCCAGCGTTTTGCCATCTCTGGCTTCTTTTACTCTCAGCAGTATCCGCACTTCTTCACTGTACTGATTACTGCTGGCTTCCTCATAGCGCTCCATCCACGACTTCATTTTATTCTCCCAAAGAGAGGGAGGATCTATCGGCTCACACTCGGGAGCTGAGCCCTGAGGTCACAAGACGCACAAAATGTTAAACAAGCAGTCTCAGCATGAGTAATGCACATTTGAATAGtcatttggggtgaatttggacCACTCCAGAATGCCCACCTTTACTCTAGACGATTTTCTAGAGCCTTCACGGAATGACTGAAAGACAAACAAGCAGGAAACAGACTTGCATGTTTCAAAGAAGGTGAAGTAATTGATTTTGGTTCCATAAAATGggatatttacatatataatatcaaaatagACAACAGACTTGCAACATAAAATCTTCTGAGAAGCAGCAATTACGGTTTCCACAAAACTTCAATTTTGACGTCATGTTTACATTCGGCTGTTGTGTGATTCAGACCTTCTTGGCCCTGGTTGTAGCCGAGGGCTCCTTTTCTCCACTCTTCTTTCGTTTCTTATCCGCCTGCTTGTTCCCGAGACGTGCTGTCGTGAGTGTGATGCTGGTGGGGGTGTGTTGAAACGCTGTGTACAAATCTAGTGGAACCTCATCTCCGCTTTCTGTAGCACTGGTGTCCCCATCTACAACAAAACACACGGTACATGCGCTTGTTCATTGAATTCACCCCCTAAACCATTATAGTACAACTGACATTCAACCCTCAACCATAAATATAAAGTCACTGCAGTTTAAACAGACACTACTGTCCTCAAAGTACACTTTGGCATTGAATCAAGCTGCAGTTGTAAAGCCCAAGCAtttccagcaggtggcagtagaTATTTTCAATCTTAAGAAATCTCTAGCAACTATTGACATCACTACACAGAGAGCTTCTTATAGAATTGCCCGTATAGATTTCAGGAGGGTCAGATATATGCGTCACGTTAAACAAAAACTCATATGATCCTGTGTAGTGTAAAGCCTTCAGACTCTAAAGCTGAACTGTGGGAAAATGCAGTAGTGGCATTGTTTCTGTGGGAGAGGTTGAACGTGTCTAtaggtgtgtttgtttgtgtgcatgcatgAAAGAAACTCACCAGACATGTTCTCTCTCTTCCTGGTTTGCAGCAGGATGGCGTGCTCTCGGTCCAGGGTGCGTGGCTGACAGCGTTCACACAGGTAGGTCTCGGGAATGTGCTGCCGGTCGATCCCCATGCAGTCTATGTGCTGCCACACACTAATACAAACAGAGAGAGTTACAAGTGAGGAGACatgttttaaatcatttcaattaTGGTATTATTTGTGCCTGAATTTATTTTCTGTGTCAAAACACACAGCTTCACATCCAATTATGTCAAATACTATTATTTCTGAACAATTATTGATATTAGCCatgaaattaaatcaacatttacaTACAAAGTCTCTGTaaataatgtacaaaatattAAGCCTCTGTAATCTTTactgaaatgcatttaaaataagggCTGGTAAATATGTTAGATAACATAGCTCAGAACTAATCTAGAAAAGAACAGGACTACATCTAAAATTATATTTAGCGaaaacttaatattttaatagtacatacactactgtttatagtttggagttggtaagagTTTTTGGTAAgagtgctcaccaaggctgcaattatttgatcaaaaatatagtaaaaacaataatattgtggaatttgattacaatttaaaataacagttttctagtttaatgcattttaaaatgtcatttattcctgtgatttaaagctgaatttctaggatcacacgatccttcagaaatcactctaatgctGCTTTGgttcttaagaaacatttcttaagatTTTGTTCAAAGACCATCAGATACATAGAATCAACAGCATTTCCTTAAAATcttgtgtaacattataaacatctATAAGATCACTTTTGGTGAATTGAAAGTGTCCGTGCTACTTTTTAttgaaatatgaaaaacaaatataCCATGAATATTTTTACACTACATCTAAGAGCATATCTAGGGGCATCTATGCCCTTTTAGACAAATTTTGACAGATGACCGATCTCTACTACCCAgaaaattgtttttgaaatatcAATACTTCATTAGAAAACAtttaggcctggtttcacagacagggcttagactaaaccaggattaggtcgtagttcaattaggacatttaagtaattttttataaacGTGCCTTAGGAAAAACATTGCCGGTGTGCATTTTGAGACAAAAtcaaggcactgatatatttggGCAAGTTTCTTCCAGTTGAAACACAGCTCAGTCTTAGATTTTGATTTGGCACTAGGCTTAAGCctcgtctgtgaaaccgggggataaTTACATAGATTCATTACATCTACCCAACATTTAAAATATCTGGGACACCTTTGTCACTCTTTGTGGCATCTTTGCCATCTTAATATCTTAATACATGATTCTTTAAACCAGGCCTCGTCTCAAGAACTAGTGAGCTCCACATCAATAAAGCATTTCAGACAGTTTAAGACAGGCAAGCAGGTTTTGACATACAGACATGAAGAATGCTGCAAGTACATATGTGGACATGGTCTGAACATGTCAAATCGGCATCAGTGTGTGTGGTCCCACCTGCACTTGTCGCAGCAGATCATGTAGCCATCGTCATGGGTGAAGCCGCAAATGCAGCGTGTGATGTCAGCACCGTAGCTGCTGTCTTCTGAGGTGCTGAGCGTGGTGCCGCGTGACGCCTCGTCCTGGCCGCCAGGCACAAACAAGTTCTCGCCTGGCCGGCCACCGGACACAAACAAGCTCTCGCCCGGCCGGATCAGCACCGAAGGAGGCGGGGACGCCGGCGGGGTGGGTGGGGGTCGAGCCCCATAATTGTGGTCCTGCAGTAGAACCATTAGAAGTGAATGCGTGATCAGACATCACCGAATGCAGATGAGCAGGCCATCGATGTAAGAGCAGGAAGGTGTGTGGTGAGTTGTGCTGGGGGACAATACTCACGGCGTAAGGCAGACCGATGTAGCCGTGGGAGTGGTGGGAGCCGCTGCTGTAAATCTGGTGAGGGTAGCTGGACTTCTCAACTACCACAGAGCTCGCCTCCACAGATTCTGGTCTActccatacacacaaacacacagggggaaaaaaagaggcCAGAATGAGGAACAAGATTAACAAGGCGTGTTTtaagcatacaaaaaaaaaacaggtttgacAGCAGTTAAACAAAGGGGAAACGAAGATGGAAGATTAACAAAGCTTGCTGGGTTTCAAGGAGAAGTTTATTCACCAACGAATCAACGGTTGGTTGGGTTTGCATCAGTCATTGCATATTTTAGCATGACACACAACACCAAAGACCTCAGTAATGACCTGCTATCTGtacacatgtgtgtgtttgtgtgcgtgtgtgtgtccggTCATGCCCTCAGCTGGTGGGACGCGGCTTGCAGAAAGTGAAATAACAGGATCACACTCTAATCTCACAATAAAGTCGGTCACAAACCCCAAACCCTATCTGGACCACACAAACatgcccccccccaaaaaaaagggcCCCTACGTGTTATTAGAAgcgaatgaaatgaatgaaagaaGATTTAGAGCAAAACCAGAAATGGCAGCAGTGGGTATAAAACTGGCTGCAAAAGAACCTTCAATGCCAAGTTTtattggcagaaaaaaaaactcaaagagAAAGATGGACTAATCTGGATTGATTTATAATTGCATATACAAACATAACAGCAATTTTCTTTCCACACAGAAACTGTGTCAAGGTCACACAGCCACTCTGATGCCAGTATAGAAACAGATTACACGCTTAACCTGACACCAATGCAACAGTTACGGCGTAATTTGCACACTACTATACTTCTGCATACGAAGAAAGCATGAGTGTTTTCAATGGGTGAGACGACAAAGACAAGCACATACAGATACAGTAGTAGTCCTTTAAAAACAAGCTTACTTACAAAAACGGTTTCAAACCTACCATAAATCAAAGTGTCTGCAGCGTAAACAGCAGAAGCAGCGCGACAGCACACAGAAACAGGTCCGTATTTGTTTCTCTTTCCAGTTTTTGTTAGTGTCTCATTTCCCTCTCAATCGTTACGCTCTTACTGCAAGCGAAGAGAAACCGTACCTGCTGGCCTTCTTGTCACATTCACCTCGTGCCGTCTGTCCCTACCTCACACGCACACTTCCTGATTCAGCTGGCGCTTCGCAGCCCAACTGTCAAAGTGAAAGTGTGTGAACTGCTAAGGGGCGGACCCtccagagaaagagagtgtgagcgtgtgtgtgtgtgtgtgtgtgtgtgtgtgtgtacacaagtCAAGTGAGAATAAGAGCTCTTATGAAGAAATGGCCCTTCCAGGCAGGCGATTAATGATTAGTAGGTTTTAATGATGATTTTACACTGCGGTGTGTTTTTAGCGTTATCAACGTGGGACAGGTGACAAGCCGGGGGATTTCCTGTGCATTGATGACAATAAACTGTAGTGTCTTTACTAAAAAAACAGGTGCCTCTCTCAGCAGGGTTAGGACTTTAAACAGGCAGCAAGTCAAAAGGAGACAGAGAGAATTACCCAATAAACGCAGCATTAAAACACTCccataaaaaaaatgatgacacAGTTCTGTTAATTGTTTTCAATCATTTACATTACTCTGACTCAAACCAAAAGTCAGTTTTCTTAATGTAGTTTGGTGATCAATCGGTACAGAAATTACTTGGTTAACCAAAGTTTGACCAATTCTATTTTGCTTTAACTTCTTTTCAAGATCTGAGGTAAATGATCCATTGTCACTTTCATTATAGCCATCAAAAAGCCCAAATTTGATCAAATTGTAAAACAATGCATTCAGTGACTGTTGATAATGCGTAGTTACATGCATACTAAGTTAACCATGGTATTACattaaattcatatatttttaataaagctACAATATAATAACttgtttaaatttaatatatatactcttgataacactttagaataggtaacacctattagttacttattagcatgcatattactagaatattaaacatgtattattgctaattaagaacatagtaatgccttattctacaccCCTAATCTTacacaatacctaaacctaacaactaccttactaactattaataagcagcaaattaataatttattgagagaaatgtcgtagATAATAGTTAATAAGTGTtacttattctaaagtgttaccatactctaatacaaatataaatcagGCCAATTTACTGGGTAGCCAAGAGTCGAGGAGTGTGGCGTTCTAGAATTCTAAAATAACCGCAATTGCTAAATGGAATCGGAATTATTAATTTGATATTAAATGATTCCCATCGCCAATGACCCCGTGAAAATGTTTTCGCCGTTAAACAGCATAAGGTTGAATGCTGTGATTAAATAAAGTCTTGGCCTCTTAATATGGGAATGTCATCACAGCACACTATGTTGTTATACGttgcttcaaataaaataaatgaacttttgtgCAAAACTGACCACAGAGAGAAAGCACATGAGAGTTGGGAAAGACAGAGGACAGTGTGTGCGGTGCTGTAATTGTAGCTCCAATTAAATGTGAAGGATATGCATGTGCTAATCATAGTCCACCACTCCAGACACAGCTTAATATGGAATAGACaattcatacacacaaacacacacacctgctgagagaaAGTGGGGCGACAGATAGGGCACAGAAAGAGTAACAGCTCAGTTTTGAGGCTTTCTTTTACATGCAAGGACATGAAAAGACACAGGTTGTACGCATGTCATTTTAGCGTAAACCACTCGAAAAAACAAGGCAATGTCCGTCTAGGGCTAGATGAGGTTTAGAGGGATTACAGCAGCCATTTCGGGTCCAGTGGCATTTTAACGGACTCTCGGTTTGACATCACGGTGATGCACATTGCCTGGTAACCATGACAACCTCTGCCGCAGGCCCGGGGTGGGCCGACCCCGACTGAGAAGTAATGTCAGGAATAAGCAAAGAGCCACGTAGGAGACATGTCAAACTCGAACGATGCGCAAAACACCACGTAAGACCGCCCAGAGATAGACAATGCAACGTTTAATCCCAGTATGTGGCGTTCCTCATTTAGTGGCTGAGATCTTTCCTGAAGTTTATTAGAACCATGTGGAATAAATCTGCGTACGCAGACAGGCATAAGGATGCCCGAAAGAAACTAAAACCCAGACGGACGTAAAGCGGCAAGGCAGCACGGCCTCTTAAGCTCCAGAGCCCAGCTGTCACTCAGATGGCTGCCATGACAACAGGCCACGCCCCAAGAGCATGCTGCAGAGGGGAGGGCTCTGCTGCACGGCACGTGATGTCAAATCTATTAGACGTCTAACAGCTGTGTTTCCTGCACTGAAACTAACAAGATGCAGGAAAACATTTATGAATAGTAACAGAGTGCAAGATGTGCGTACTGATGCCACAAACACAAAactgcatacaaaaaaaaaccctcattAGCAATGCAATTTAGCATTTTCTTCTAGGGACTGTACAccaaactaaaaatttaaatggTCTCATTGGCTTgaccttttgttgttgtttttggtcttaaagatttataaaaatgtccattcttcacacaaagctatctATGCTTTCAGAAGACTCGGGGTGCACAAGTCGTACAGATCACTTTTATGGTGTTTGCCTGTCCATTGTTTGGAAAAGACCAACTGCTTCATAACATATGTTCAACtgaaaaataattgatttttctATGGGGATGCAGTAGAAGCAGAGCATGTTTCTGATGAGAAAGTAGCACATAGATGAGAGAACGGAAGCGGTTGGTGGAAAAATCTGACTACAGATGTGTTTCACTCTGCTGATGCCACCAGAAAACGAACGAAATGAAACGAAAGGTAATGATGAGTCAATATGAAaggacacagacagagagagagagagagagagagagagagagagagaaaaactcaCTCTGAGCCTGCAGCCATGTCCAGGTACGAGGTGTTGGCCGTGTCCACCCCTACTGGGATGACTACGCTCATGACGTTCTGTGCTGGGAGTCTCTTGTCCTACCGAGTCCAGAGCACAGCAATCCAAAACACTGAGGCATGTCAGCCACAGCACTCATTGCACACATCTAAGTGCATCCACAAGGCCTGCAAAAAGACAGAGGAAAAAGATGCATCACTTTTAAAGTTTGCTAATCAACTTTACATCAGATATAACACTAACAGAGCAATAAAAACGTGATGGGGGCACATTCATAGACACCTCACACAGACATATCACGAAACCTGGGTCACTACAGCTAGTGGTGTAAACAGGATGTGACTATGTAACTATGATTCATAAAACAAATATGAGGCCATGGATGGCCCAGAGGCATGATATTATTCTTGCAG
This window harbors:
- the kmt2e gene encoding inactive histone-lysine N-methyltransferase 2E isoform X4; the encoded protein is MSVVIPVGVDTANTSYLDMAAGSEPESVEASSVVVEKSSYPHQIYSSGSHHSHGYIGLPYADHNYGARPPPTPPASPPPSVLIRPGESLFVSGGRPGENLFVPGGQDEASRGTTLSTSEDSSYGADITRCICGFTHDDGYMICCDKCSVWQHIDCMGIDRQHIPETYLCERCQPRTLDREHAILLQTRKRENMSDGDTSATESGDEVPLDLYTAFQHTPTSITLTTARLGNKQADKKRKKSGEKEPSATTRAKKSFREGSRKSSRVKGSAPECEPIDPPSLWENKMKSWMERYEEASSNQYSEEVRILLRVKEARDGKTLAYNTHTAAFKPPVESYAQKNKRILKAVRDLAVDSLIIEYRGKVMLQQQFEANGYFFKRPYPFVLFYSKFDGLEMCVDARSFGNEARFIRRSCTPNAEVRHVIEDGMLHLYIYSLRSISKGSEITIGFDYDYGSCKYKVDCACVKGNPECPVLKHNLEPTENLGSSTRRRGRKDKEPSRDESGQNQNLTMDCDGPKGKSLNDPKQRKLSPLRLSISNNQDPELIEDIEEKTSVSNEVEMESEEQSSERRRKMTREERKMEAILQAFARMEKREKRREQALERIGTKGEVGGRSEIKEEPPSTPEAESPAILQPMIEVVKEEPCLKPAKVSRNKQRKSFSRNRTHIGQQRRRARTVSTCSDLQPSSPGDALEPLTTETQDGETPSAPEADAPPSHDPDTSPPHSSSPAPPCRSGHKYPKTKKHLVSEWIVVDKQERVASRTPEPPPERPLRISSDPEVLATQLNSLPGMACSSHVYSTPKHYVRFSSPFLANRSPSTLGVPTGRRRSREMPETSPTTGSCKKRWLKQALEEEGSTSPGGGRPSLLMPSESPLSPSVNGESYSPLPLNGSCSLPELPTPLKKRRLCSLDPCMSETSTPYGSPCATPTRTESTEAPGTPLLLATPPRPRPEEPSTQPSTPLQIPNHPLPQESESSMDSSPDGSRRPSTQDVERPPSLLASPSMKNAGSDTAPLESTRSMGTLSPQPSHAEPQDAAVDEGMEVDSGGSEAASAPETPASSYPPWMKSPDRGGLSFSTVNSNLRDLTPSHTLEMGAYRPDSTSAGPFSEAAPFYSCNEESSSVTFIRSLSGDGTGDGGAAKNSQKKKVSLLEYRKRQREAQRSGSKGECGSPVSTAPPVDVFSVAVEVAPEPPVPVATPTPRTPQHTEEPDTPPQGERDGEGQWTSSTSVEQARERSYHRALLLSDHRKDADSGESEGGDSQVKECPSPKSCKSPSTHAPCSPAPQTVSRPSKEEDGEAQPRGPSQPQALSVQQSSNKTSSSKPAPLTPSKLHCGPSGASQSHYAGPSLMHSPKAQPQGSPYRGQRPFLTAQPQNQPQPQSTSGPATFPQYNPQNAPPPPPPPPPAPPTSASYFPAQPTAAAAPFPTFKPSVASPFPPGSQPLLQTHHALHYQSSAAPPPPPPPPPPPHPQPGPTLLHVSLQSPSMQQHQLLLSSAPPPPPPPPQGQSSQQPTPNSGTLLSIKQGPHPPIPPPPPAPSSTASHPFQNIGGFQTTLLHQSAPANPSVTPSTYQQTVLPPPPPPPPQQTPPTQTPPNPSVSQITGGNRGPTPSSAPFHSTGYMGTGWH